A stretch of the Erinaceus europaeus chromosome 1, mEriEur2.1, whole genome shotgun sequence genome encodes the following:
- the SFTPD gene encoding pulmonary surfactant-associated protein D isoform X1, which translates to MSLLPISLLILLTQLPGSLGAEMKTSLQRITTNACTLVMCSPLENGLPGRDGRDGREGPRGEKGDPGLPGPAGQTGMPGPAGPAGAKGENGSAGEPGPKGDSGPRGLPGPPGTPGPAGKEGPSGKPGNVGAQGKLGPKGEPGPKGEAGTPGIRGSVGAQGPPGPKGEKGDAGARGAPGSVGVAGNSGPQGLPGPPGPSGLPGAKGDKGASGDTALRQQVEALQKQLQNLQEAVSRNEKVELFPNGRRVGNKIFKTGHFEKTFEEAWKVCAQAGGQMASPRSVAENEALQQLVIAENKAAFLSMTDNKMEGKFIYPTGEPLVYSNWAPGEPNNNGNGENCVEIFTNGKWNDKSCGERRLVICQF; encoded by the exons ATGTcgcttctccccatctccctgcTGATCCTGCTCACCCAGCTGCCAGGATCACTGGGAGCAGAAATGAAGACCTCTCTCCAGAGAATTACCACCAACGCCTGCACCCTGGTCATGTGCAGTCCCCTGGAGAATGGCTTGCCGGGTCGAGATGGACGGGATGGAAGAGAGGGCCCCCGGGGCGAGAAGGGGGACCCAG GTTTGCCAGGACCTGCAGGGCAGACCGGGATGCCTGGCCCAGCCGGCCCAGCTGGGGCAAAAGGTGAAAACGGCTCAGCTGGAGAACCAGGTCCCAAGGGAGACTCTGGACCACGGG gactcccaggaccTCCAGGTACGCCTGGCCCAGCTGGAAAAGAAGGTCCTTCAGGGAAGCCGGGAAATGTGGGAGCTCAAGGCAAACTGGGCCCCAAAGGAGAGCCTGGGCCCAAAG GAGAAGCAGGAACCCCAGGTATACGGGGCTCTGTGGGGGCACAAGGCCCCCCTGGACCCAAAGGGGAGAAAGGTGATGCTGGTGCACGTGGAGCCCCTGGAAGTGTGGGTGTAGCAG GAAACAGTGGCCCACAAGGTCTGCCTGGACCACCAGGACCCAGCGGCCTCCCAGGAGCCAAGGGGGACAAAGGTGCTTCTGGAG acacAGCTCTGAGGCAGCAGGTGGAGGCCTTACAAAAACAGCTTCAAAACCTCCAGGAAGCTGTCTCTAGAAATGAGAAAG TGGAGCTCTTTCCTAATGGCCGTCGCGTGGGCAACAAGATCTTCAAGACCGGACACTTTGAGAAAACGTTTGAGGAGGCGTGGAAGGTATGTGCTCAGGCTGGTGGGCAGATGGCCTCCCCACGCTCTGTGGCTGAGAATGAAGCCTTGCAGCAGCTGGTCATAGCTGAGAACAAGGCTGCCTTCCTGAGCATGACAGACAACAAGATGGAGGGCAAGTTCATCTACCCCACAGGGGAGCCCCTGGTCTACTCCAACTGGGCCCCAGGGGAGCCCAACAATAATGGCAATGGAGAGAACTGTGTGGAGATTTTCACCAATGGCAAGTGGAACGACAAGAGCTGTGGAGAGCGGCGCCTGGTGATCTGCCAGTTCTGA
- the SFTPD gene encoding pulmonary surfactant-associated protein D isoform X2, translated as MDVGRCIHALHLFLSFPHGEGFWRGLPGPAGQTGMPGPAGPAGAKGENGSAGEPGPKGDSGPRGLPGPPGTPGPAGKEGPSGKPGNVGAQGKLGPKGEPGPKGEAGTPGIRGSVGAQGPPGPKGEKGDAGARGAPGSVGVAGNSGPQGLPGPPGPSGLPGAKGDKGASGDTALRQQVEALQKQLQNLQEAVSRNEKVELFPNGRRVGNKIFKTGHFEKTFEEAWKVCAQAGGQMASPRSVAENEALQQLVIAENKAAFLSMTDNKMEGKFIYPTGEPLVYSNWAPGEPNNNGNGENCVEIFTNGKWNDKSCGERRLVICQF; from the exons atggatgttggcaggtgtatCCATGCTCTacacctgtttttatctttccctcatggagaagggttctggagag GTTTGCCAGGACCTGCAGGGCAGACCGGGATGCCTGGCCCAGCCGGCCCAGCTGGGGCAAAAGGTGAAAACGGCTCAGCTGGAGAACCAGGTCCCAAGGGAGACTCTGGACCACGGG gactcccaggaccTCCAGGTACGCCTGGCCCAGCTGGAAAAGAAGGTCCTTCAGGGAAGCCGGGAAATGTGGGAGCTCAAGGCAAACTGGGCCCCAAAGGAGAGCCTGGGCCCAAAG GAGAAGCAGGAACCCCAGGTATACGGGGCTCTGTGGGGGCACAAGGCCCCCCTGGACCCAAAGGGGAGAAAGGTGATGCTGGTGCACGTGGAGCCCCTGGAAGTGTGGGTGTAGCAG GAAACAGTGGCCCACAAGGTCTGCCTGGACCACCAGGACCCAGCGGCCTCCCAGGAGCCAAGGGGGACAAAGGTGCTTCTGGAG acacAGCTCTGAGGCAGCAGGTGGAGGCCTTACAAAAACAGCTTCAAAACCTCCAGGAAGCTGTCTCTAGAAATGAGAAAG TGGAGCTCTTTCCTAATGGCCGTCGCGTGGGCAACAAGATCTTCAAGACCGGACACTTTGAGAAAACGTTTGAGGAGGCGTGGAAGGTATGTGCTCAGGCTGGTGGGCAGATGGCCTCCCCACGCTCTGTGGCTGAGAATGAAGCCTTGCAGCAGCTGGTCATAGCTGAGAACAAGGCTGCCTTCCTGAGCATGACAGACAACAAGATGGAGGGCAAGTTCATCTACCCCACAGGGGAGCCCCTGGTCTACTCCAACTGGGCCCCAGGGGAGCCCAACAATAATGGCAATGGAGAGAACTGTGTGGAGATTTTCACCAATGGCAAGTGGAACGACAAGAGCTGTGGAGAGCGGCGCCTGGTGATCTGCCAGTTCTGA